From Virgibacillus ihumii, the proteins below share one genomic window:
- a CDS encoding DnaD domain-containing protein, whose protein sequence is MNYIKEMNAFYDQVIFNPLSGSAVALWHTLMHFSNKSGWRETFSVPATLIETKSGVKGSSFKRARTELQDKGYINVIPGNGNQSATYRMISQVRLEMYGGEGLPVAQQVVNEEVDQLEQGVAAAFDMESGLEQPVLSSGNRLVGDLEKESAVVVPALNQKADQDMADSLVHSSVHSTDYNMDHNPDHSTAPLFKQYINQTETKQKPIVTTTSDAIRFYQENFGAISSYLADDIINWIADMGDPLVLHAMKRALEQNKANFGYVKGILKAWVKKGIRTVEQAEADEMAFRKQRAYRGDSAGGEVIPDWFREREEKKPRVEKAADAVLDHAKQEEFERLLAEFGG, encoded by the coding sequence ATGAACTATATTAAAGAAATGAACGCATTTTATGATCAGGTTATTTTCAATCCATTGTCAGGATCGGCTGTGGCACTGTGGCACACGTTGATGCATTTCAGCAACAAAAGCGGGTGGCGGGAGACATTTTCTGTCCCTGCTACGTTAATCGAGACAAAATCCGGTGTGAAAGGCTCATCCTTTAAACGGGCACGCACTGAATTGCAGGATAAAGGCTATATCAACGTAATTCCGGGTAATGGAAATCAGTCAGCCACGTATCGCATGATTTCGCAGGTTCGACTGGAAATGTATGGCGGGGAAGGGTTGCCGGTTGCTCAGCAGGTGGTGAATGAGGAAGTGGATCAACTTGAGCAGGGTGTGGCTGCGGCGTTTGACATGGAATCCGGATTGGAACAGCCGGTATTGTCGAGTGGTAATCGGTTAGTGGGTGATTTAGAAAAAGAAAGTGCTGTTGTGGTTCCTGCCTTGAATCAGAAAGCGGACCAGGACATGGCCGACAGTTTGGTCCACAGTTCAGTCCACTCCACGGACTACAATATGGACCACAATCCGGACCACAGTACGGCCCCATTATTTAAACAATACATAAATCAAACCGAAACAAAACAGAAACCAATAGTAACTACTACTTCGGACGCTATCCGATTTTACCAGGAAAACTTCGGCGCTATCAGTTCGTATCTTGCCGATGACATAATTAATTGGATTGCTGACATGGGTGATCCGCTTGTTCTCCATGCCATGAAACGCGCATTGGAGCAAAATAAAGCAAATTTCGGCTATGTGAAAGGTATCTTGAAAGCATGGGTAAAGAAAGGGATTCGAACGGTTGAACAGGCTGAAGCGGATGAAATGGCATTTCGAAAGCAGCGGGCTTATCGGGGTGATTCGGCTGGTGGTGAGGTGATTCCGGATTGGTTTCGGGAGCGGGAGGAGAAGAAGCCGCGTGTGGAGAAGGCGGCTGATGCGGTTTTGGATCATGCGAAACAGGAGGAGTTTGAGCGGTTGTTGGCGGAGTTTGGGGGATGA
- a CDS encoding sigma-70 family RNA polymerase sigma factor, which translates to MDNRISFEEIFEQNKRRIHFQIHKLNINDPHEEFFQEGLIAMWNAYEKYQPDKGPMATYFNCIIRNRLIDHLRKETTHQNIQEKAIKEELTQITEGNHHSLRGKVDLRLVSEQSLPLTDPALWKSLKSHLTERQWKWIYYHIIEDMSYTEIAVTENTTVEAVKSWGKQVRMKLRDPAFREKLQWEEGL; encoded by the coding sequence ATGGACAACCGAATATCATTTGAGGAAATTTTTGAGCAGAACAAGCGGAGGATCCACTTTCAAATCCATAAGTTGAACATTAATGATCCGCACGAGGAATTTTTTCAGGAAGGCTTAATCGCCATGTGGAACGCGTACGAAAAATACCAGCCGGACAAAGGCCCCATGGCTACATACTTTAACTGCATTATACGGAATCGTCTGATTGACCACTTACGCAAGGAAACAACGCATCAAAATATACAGGAGAAAGCCATTAAAGAAGAGTTAACCCAGATCACAGAAGGCAATCATCACAGTCTTCGGGGTAAGGTGGATCTAAGACTCGTATCCGAGCAATCCCTTCCGCTGACCGATCCTGCACTTTGGAAATCCTTAAAATCACATCTGACGGAAAGGCAATGGAAATGGATTTATTACCATATCATCGAAGACATGTCCTATACAGAAATAGCTGTTACGGAGAATACGACCGTTGAGGCTGTCAAAAGTTGGGGCAAGCAGGTGCGAATGAAGCTGCGTGACCCGGCGTTCCGGGAAAAGCTGCAATGGGAAGAAGGTCTGTAA
- a CDS encoding sigma-70 family RNA polymerase sigma factor — translation MENRITFNSLFEKNAWRFRCQLRKIDISRPDNDLFQEGLMVMWKPFEPYQPDDAPLAIYFTCITRHYLTDSLTGKVPLHKRSA, via the coding sequence ATGGAAAACCGAATAACGTTTAACTCATTGTTTGAGAAAAATGCTTGGAGATTCCGCTGCCAATTACGCAAAATAGACATCAGCAGACCGGACAATGATCTTTTTCAGGAAGGTTTAATGGTAATGTGGAAACCCTTCGAACCTTACCAGCCTGACGATGCCCCTCTGGCGATCTACTTCACTTGTATAACCCGACATTATTTGACTGACTCCCTGACAGGAAAAGTGCCTCTTCATAAACGTTCGGCATAA
- a CDS encoding helix-turn-helix domain-containing protein: MDKEKLLMRFGELIRQYREKNGFTMYELAEELDISENHLGRIERGESNTVITNFYQMATILNIPSYFHDEMKQIVRDLEK; encoded by the coding sequence GTGGATAAAGAGAAATTGCTTATGCGTTTTGGAGAACTAATACGGCAATATAGAGAGAAAAATGGCTTCACCATGTATGAACTTGCAGAAGAATTGGATATCTCAGAAAATCATCTTGGACGTATTGAAAGAGGGGAAAGTAACACGGTCATTACGAATTTCTATCAAATGGCCACAATATTGAATATCCCTAGTTATTTTCACGATGAGATGAAACAGATCGTACGTGATCTTGAAAAATAG
- a CDS encoding M55 family metallopeptidase: MKVFISADIEGVSGVVGREHTARDGKEHDLARKLMTDEVNACIEGTLQEGAREIVVNDSHGTMRNILQDYLFSEAELILGSPKKLAMMEGIDETFDAAFFVGYHTRMGADGILNHTFSGRIIKSILINGVEYGEFGINALVAGYYGVPVVFVSGCDLLVNEVVTYVPNIQRAVVKKTINRTSAQNLHPIKARSIIREKSAAALSTMASMSPFVIDTPLNVQVEFLNTGLADAAEILPVVERLTPLAVNFISNDIIESYRLIRSLIMMANSTLS, encoded by the coding sequence ATGAAGGTATTCATTTCTGCAGATATCGAAGGGGTTTCAGGCGTTGTTGGTAGGGAACATACAGCCAGGGATGGCAAGGAACATGATTTGGCAAGGAAATTGATGACAGATGAGGTGAATGCATGCATCGAAGGTACACTGCAGGAAGGGGCTCGGGAAATAGTAGTTAATGATTCGCATGGAACAATGCGAAACATTCTACAGGATTATTTATTTTCGGAGGCTGAACTAATACTTGGGTCCCCTAAAAAGCTGGCAATGATGGAAGGAATCGATGAGACGTTTGATGCTGCTTTTTTCGTGGGTTATCATACCAGGATGGGTGCGGATGGTATTTTGAATCACACATTTAGTGGTCGTATCATTAAGTCTATACTCATCAATGGAGTTGAATATGGGGAATTCGGTATAAATGCCCTTGTTGCGGGTTATTACGGTGTACCGGTAGTATTTGTTTCGGGGTGTGATCTGCTTGTCAATGAAGTAGTTACATACGTACCAAACATTCAACGAGCGGTTGTCAAAAAGACAATAAATCGAACTAGTGCCCAAAATCTTCACCCAATAAAGGCACGGTCTATTATAAGGGAGAAGTCAGCAGCCGCTTTGTCCACAATGGCTAGTATGTCACCATTTGTAATTGACACTCCATTGAATGTACAAGTGGAATTTTTGAATACAGGATTGGCGGATGCTGCCGAAATTTTACCAGTGGTGGAGAGACTAACACCACTGGCGGTAAATTTTATAAGTAATGATATAATAGAGAGCTATCGATTGATTCGTAGTTTGATTATGATGGCGAATTCGACATTATCCTAA
- a CDS encoding asparaginase has translation MSEQQSPIHVYRGGYLESVHEVDVAVVNSDGEVLFSYGDPNRPTFARSSMKPFQAVPTVETGAAENFSFDAADIALFCSSHNGEPIHRSRVLSLLQKVGEGEKSLQCGTHIPRDIESYKKLIRDDKDLTPVYSNCSGKHTGMLATCAYLNEDTSTYRELDHPHQQRILNVISTICDFNKEAIGIGVDGCGVPVHQLPLKKIAKGFACLSQPGRMIDQTYSESLRTIRNSMMEYPEMVAGTNRFDTDLMNAFDGGIVAKAGAEGVQCIGLVDSGLGIAIKVEDGNGRAASVAAMRVLEELKIGDEETKSKLKLYTEPTVKNMAGNTVGKITAEFQLQNKEYAN, from the coding sequence ATGAGTGAACAACAAAGCCCGATCCATGTTTATCGTGGAGGTTATTTAGAGAGTGTACATGAGGTTGATGTTGCAGTGGTAAATAGCGATGGGGAAGTTCTGTTTTCATATGGAGACCCTAATCGTCCAACATTTGCAAGATCCTCTATGAAACCATTTCAAGCAGTTCCAACAGTAGAAACAGGGGCAGCCGAAAATTTTTCATTTGATGCGGCAGATATTGCACTATTTTGTTCTTCGCATAATGGAGAGCCGATACATCGTTCCAGGGTTTTATCTTTGCTGCAAAAGGTAGGAGAAGGTGAAAAATCATTACAATGTGGAACTCATATTCCCAGGGATATTGAAAGCTATAAAAAGTTGATTCGCGATGATAAGGATTTAACGCCGGTATATAGTAACTGTTCCGGGAAGCATACGGGGATGCTGGCAACTTGTGCTTATTTGAATGAGGACACAAGTACTTATAGGGAATTGGATCATCCACATCAACAACGGATTTTGAATGTGATTTCAACCATTTGTGATTTTAATAAAGAGGCTATAGGCATTGGTGTTGATGGTTGTGGTGTACCAGTTCATCAGCTACCACTAAAAAAAATAGCCAAAGGTTTTGCTTGTCTATCTCAACCTGGAAGAATGATAGATCAAACCTATAGTGAATCTCTTAGAACTATAAGAAATTCAATGATGGAATACCCGGAAATGGTTGCCGGTACGAATCGTTTTGATACAGATTTAATGAATGCATTTGATGGTGGAATCGTAGCTAAAGCTGGGGCTGAAGGTGTCCAATGCATAGGGCTGGTTGATTCAGGATTGGGTATTGCGATAAAGGTAGAGGATGGAAATGGGAGAGCAGCTAGTGTGGCCGCAATGAGAGTATTAGAAGAATTGAAGATTGGAGATGAGGAGACTAAATCTAAGCTCAAATTGTATACTGAACCTACTGTTAAGAACATGGCGGGAAATACGGTTGGAAAGATTACAGCTGAATTTCAATTGCAAAATAAGGAGTATGCAAATTGA
- a CDS encoding ABC transporter ATP-binding protein — protein sequence MGKPLVEVRNLKKHFPVKKGLFEKNKTAIQAVNDISFTIAEGETFGLVGESGCGKSTTGRVVMNLLPPSSGSIHFNGQEISGLNDTQLRSVRKNFQMVFQDPYASLNPRMRVKELISEPLIIHKYDKVSIEKRVNELLDIVGLNTNYADRYPHEFSGGQRQRIGVARALALNPKLIIADEPVSALDVSIQSQILNLLQDLQDDLGLTYLFISHDLSVMEHISDRLGVMYLGEIVELADKDIIYDQPKHPYTQALLSSIPIPDPTVKRDRIILKGDIPSPANPPNGCRFHTRCPYAMEKCKTEKPKLRDVDEGQLVACHLYD from the coding sequence ATGGGAAAGCCTTTAGTTGAAGTTAGAAATCTAAAAAAACATTTCCCTGTTAAAAAGGGGCTTTTTGAAAAGAATAAAACCGCAATACAGGCAGTTAACGATATTTCTTTTACCATTGCTGAGGGGGAAACTTTTGGCTTGGTGGGGGAGAGCGGATGTGGAAAATCAACCACAGGACGAGTAGTAATGAATTTACTTCCCCCATCAAGCGGTAGTATACACTTTAATGGACAGGAAATAAGTGGTTTAAACGATACACAATTAAGAAGTGTCCGTAAAAACTTTCAAATGGTTTTTCAGGATCCGTATGCTTCTTTAAATCCTAGGATGAGAGTGAAAGAATTAATATCTGAACCTTTAATTATCCATAAATATGATAAAGTTTCTATTGAAAAAAGAGTGAATGAGTTACTGGATATAGTAGGTTTGAATACAAATTATGCGGATCGGTATCCGCATGAATTTAGTGGTGGGCAAAGGCAAAGAATTGGAGTGGCAAGGGCTCTGGCATTAAACCCTAAGCTTATTATTGCAGATGAACCAGTGTCTGCTCTGGATGTTTCAATACAATCACAAATACTTAACCTTTTACAAGATCTTCAAGACGATCTTGGTTTAACATATTTATTTATATCACATGATTTGAGTGTGATGGAGCATATTAGTGACCGACTTGGTGTGATGTATCTCGGTGAAATAGTTGAACTAGCTGACAAAGATATTATATATGACCAACCTAAGCACCCGTACACACAGGCTCTGTTATCATCCATACCAATTCCTGATCCAACTGTTAAAAGGGATCGTATTATTTTAAAAGGTGATATACCAAGTCCTGCGAACCCTCCAAATGGATGTCGATTCCATACACGGTGCCCATATGCTATGGAAAAATGCAAGACTGAAAAACCAAAGTTGAGAGATGTGGATGAGGGCCAACTGGTGGCATGTCATCTGTATGACTAG
- a CDS encoding ABC transporter ATP-binding protein, with the protein MDENILEVSGLKTHFLGDKGKVAAVDGVDFHVRKGETLGIVGESGSGKSVTSLSIMQLLRDTSGRVMEGSVRFDGKELLDFSERQMRKVRGNDMAMIFQEPMTSLNPVKKIGEQIQEAVLLHLKFNKKKAREHTINMLELVGIPRANEVIYEYPHQLSGGMRQRVMIAMAMSCTPKFLIADEPTTALDVTIQAQILELMNELQKEEKTSILLITHDLGVVAEMCSRVVVMYAGKVVEEADVYELFANPKHPYTKGLIQSVPKLRQGTKRLNSIPGNVPDPGNMPKGCKFAPRCAHVMDICNSKDPELKLLKDDHSCRCLLYQEESETREEEHGKAFS; encoded by the coding sequence ATGGATGAGAACATATTAGAAGTAAGTGGGTTAAAAACTCATTTTTTAGGAGACAAGGGTAAAGTTGCTGCAGTTGATGGTGTTGATTTTCACGTTCGTAAAGGAGAAACACTCGGTATTGTGGGTGAATCAGGAAGCGGTAAAAGTGTAACTTCTCTTTCTATCATGCAGCTTCTTCGTGATACTTCCGGGAGAGTAATGGAAGGTTCAGTCAGATTTGACGGAAAAGAATTATTAGATTTCAGTGAGAGACAAATGAGAAAGGTAAGAGGAAATGATATGGCTATGATTTTCCAGGAGCCAATGACTTCACTAAATCCGGTTAAAAAGATTGGTGAACAAATTCAAGAAGCCGTTCTTCTACATCTCAAATTTAACAAAAAAAAGGCTCGGGAACATACTATAAATATGCTTGAATTAGTAGGGATTCCCCGTGCAAATGAAGTGATTTATGAATATCCGCATCAACTTTCCGGAGGTATGAGGCAACGGGTGATGATTGCAATGGCTATGTCATGTACCCCTAAATTTCTAATTGCTGATGAGCCCACTACAGCGTTGGATGTAACAATTCAAGCACAAATACTTGAACTTATGAATGAGTTGCAAAAAGAAGAAAAGACCTCCATTTTACTAATTACACATGATCTGGGGGTTGTGGCTGAAATGTGTTCCAGGGTTGTAGTTATGTATGCGGGGAAGGTAGTTGAAGAAGCAGATGTATACGAATTATTTGCTAACCCGAAACATCCATATACAAAAGGTCTAATTCAATCGGTCCCAAAACTTCGTCAAGGAACTAAACGATTGAATTCAATCCCTGGAAATGTACCCGATCCAGGCAACATGCCAAAGGGCTGTAAGTTTGCCCCCCGTTGTGCCCATGTTATGGATATTTGTAATTCAAAGGATCCGGAATTGAAACTTCTTAAAGATGATCATTCTTGCCGTTGTTTGTTATATCAAGAAGAGTCAGAGACAAGGGAGGAAGAGCATGGGAAAGCCTTTAGTTGA
- a CDS encoding ABC transporter permease subunit, whose translation MTAQSEYKNDVVEKRKATLWLDFWRKFQKQKTALASGLFIIILLIIAIIGPYLAPYGPAEPDYGSILKGPSASHLAGTDAYGRDIFSRIIVGSRISLLISISSVFLGAAVGSILGLISGYYGRWLDSLIMRGCDVLFSFPGMLLAIGIIAILGPGLTNVVIAIAIFTVPTFARIVRSGTLSAKESVFVEAARSIGATNKRMIWKHIFPETVSSIIVYFTMRIGNAILVAASLGFLGLGAKPPTPEWGAMLSMGRDYISTHPHITFFPGLAIFLTVLAFNLLGDGLRDALDPKIKN comes from the coding sequence ATGACTGCACAATCAGAATACAAGAATGATGTCGTGGAAAAAAGAAAAGCTACGTTATGGTTGGATTTTTGGAGGAAGTTTCAAAAACAAAAGACTGCTCTGGCATCAGGGTTATTTATCATAATTTTGTTAATCATAGCGATTATTGGACCGTATCTTGCGCCTTATGGACCTGCAGAACCTGATTATGGCAGTATCCTTAAAGGACCTTCCGCTTCTCATTTAGCTGGGACTGATGCCTATGGCAGAGATATTTTTAGCCGAATTATTGTAGGATCCAGAATCTCCTTGCTTATCAGTATCAGTTCAGTTTTTCTGGGGGCTGCTGTTGGATCTATTCTTGGTTTGATCAGTGGTTATTACGGAAGATGGTTGGATAGTTTGATTATGCGAGGGTGTGATGTATTATTTTCTTTCCCTGGAATGTTGCTAGCCATCGGAATTATTGCAATTTTGGGACCTGGACTAACAAACGTGGTTATTGCTATTGCTATTTTTACTGTGCCTACATTTGCAAGAATCGTTCGGAGTGGCACCTTGTCTGCGAAAGAATCGGTTTTTGTGGAAGCTGCCAGATCTATTGGGGCTACGAACAAACGGATGATTTGGAAACACATTTTTCCTGAAACCGTTTCAAGCATCATCGTTTATTTCACAATGAGGATTGGAAATGCAATTTTGGTTGCTGCAAGTCTAGGATTTCTTGGTTTAGGAGCAAAGCCGCCTACCCCAGAGTGGGGAGCAATGCTAAGCATGGGCAGGGATTATATTAGTACACATCCACATATAACTTTCTTCCCTGGTCTAGCAATTTTTCTAACGGTTCTTGCTTTTAATCTACTTGGCGATGGATTGAGAGATGCTTTGGATCCTAAGATTAAAAATTAA
- the gsiC gene encoding glutathione ABC transporter permease GsiC translates to MFFRYFSKRILELIPILLVISVLVFLFVHLIPGNPARLVAGKQATFKEVQLVAEELGLNEPIWKQYFSYMKGLFQGDFGTSLKTGRPVSEVIVSRFMPTFWLTISSMAWSLVIGLLIGVVSATNRNKWQDFSGMFGAVSGISMPSFWLGLLLIQLFSVKLGWLPVGGNDSWQSYILPSLTLGTTVAAVIARFTRSSLMDTLKDDFVRTGRAKGLSENKVVWGHALRNAMVPIVTMTGLQFGFLLGGSIVVEVVFSWPGLGSLLIDSISFRDYPVIQAELLLFALEFMLINMVVDLLYGVLNPRINLD, encoded by the coding sequence TTGTTTTTTCGATATTTTTCAAAAAGAATTCTTGAGCTTATTCCAATTCTTCTTGTTATTTCAGTTCTTGTCTTTCTATTTGTACATTTAATACCGGGTAATCCTGCCCGACTTGTAGCCGGTAAACAGGCAACATTTAAAGAAGTTCAATTAGTAGCGGAAGAACTTGGTCTGAACGAACCGATTTGGAAACAATATTTCTCCTATATGAAAGGTTTGTTTCAAGGGGATTTTGGTACTTCATTAAAAACAGGGAGACCTGTTTCTGAGGTGATTGTATCAAGGTTTATGCCCACTTTCTGGTTAACCATTTCTAGTATGGCATGGTCGTTGGTAATTGGCTTATTAATCGGAGTTGTTTCAGCGACAAATCGAAATAAGTGGCAGGATTTTTCAGGAATGTTCGGGGCTGTATCTGGTATATCCATGCCCTCCTTTTGGCTTGGCTTACTCCTCATTCAATTGTTCTCGGTAAAATTAGGTTGGCTACCAGTAGGCGGGAATGATTCTTGGCAAAGTTACATCCTTCCTTCCTTAACGTTGGGAACTACAGTGGCTGCTGTAATAGCTCGATTCACTCGTTCTTCATTAATGGATACATTAAAAGATGATTTTGTCAGAACAGGACGTGCAAAAGGGCTATCCGAAAACAAGGTAGTTTGGGGACATGCTTTAAGAAATGCAATGGTTCCGATCGTTACAATGACTGGTCTTCAATTTGGTTTTTTATTAGGTGGTTCCATTGTTGTTGAAGTAGTGTTTAGTTGGCCGGGGCTGGGAAGTTTACTTATCGATTCTATTTCGTTCAGGGATTATCCGGTGATACAGGCTGAACTTCTATTATTTGCATTAGAGTTTATGTTAATTAACATGGTTGTCGATCTGCTATATGGTGTCCTCAACCCGAGAATTAATCTTGATTAG
- a CDS encoding glutathione ABC transporter substrate-binding protein → MFNRRKVFALAASLVILLVLFSGCSNNSESKGKDSTQVTAAKEGNDLTIAVDANLISMDPHDTNDTLSGSVQRTMFQGLFGFSKGMEVVPVLAKDYKISDDGLVYTFQLKKGITFHDSAPFNAKAVKVNIDRLANPDNNLKRHSLFAMVESTEVVDEYTVKIKLKKPFGAFINNLAHPAGRIISPKALEKYGEEVARNPVGTGPFKFKEWVPGDHLTVVKYDQYWQDSYPKVDKITFEPTPENGSRVAKLKTGEADFIFPVPPEQAKQIDGKNGIEVKAEPSIVVRYMAMNNMKEPFNNVKVRKAINYGIDKEAFIKVVKRGFGEPLDSVIAPKTSFYSQQKVYEYNPEKAKQLLKEAGYPNGFKTTLWGGNNSTSMKGMQFIQQQLAKIGVEVEIVPMETGTMSEKIWSTKPKETELEMYYGGWSPSTGDADWGIRPLLGGKEAFPPKSYNTAYYSNDKVTKLINDALLTANPDEREKFYAEIQKSIWNDAPWAFLTIDYTISGKKNYLEGVYLLPDGSLSTHDAKIVK, encoded by the coding sequence ATGTTTAACAGAAGAAAAGTTTTCGCCTTAGCAGCAAGCCTAGTTATTTTGCTTGTGCTGTTCAGTGGTTGTTCAAACAACTCTGAATCAAAAGGTAAAGACTCGACTCAAGTGACTGCTGCAAAAGAAGGTAACGATCTGACCATTGCTGTTGATGCGAATCTTATTAGTATGGATCCGCATGACACAAATGACACATTGTCGGGGTCAGTACAAAGAACTATGTTTCAAGGTCTGTTTGGATTTAGTAAAGGGATGGAAGTTGTTCCTGTTTTAGCGAAGGATTATAAGATTAGTGATGATGGGTTAGTTTACACTTTCCAATTGAAAAAAGGGATTACATTCCATGACAGTGCCCCATTTAACGCTAAAGCGGTCAAGGTTAATATTGATCGTTTGGCCAATCCGGACAATAATCTAAAACGTCACAGTTTGTTTGCAATGGTAGAAAGTACAGAAGTTGTTGATGAATATACCGTGAAAATAAAACTTAAAAAACCTTTCGGAGCTTTCATTAATAATTTGGCTCATCCAGCTGGCAGAATTATTAGCCCGAAAGCGCTTGAGAAATACGGGGAAGAAGTGGCTAGAAATCCAGTTGGTACAGGACCGTTTAAATTTAAAGAGTGGGTCCCGGGAGATCATTTAACCGTTGTAAAGTATGATCAATATTGGCAGGATAGTTATCCCAAAGTTGACAAAATCACATTTGAACCAACCCCTGAAAATGGATCCAGGGTTGCAAAGCTTAAAACAGGTGAAGCAGATTTTATTTTCCCTGTTCCACCAGAACAAGCTAAGCAAATTGATGGTAAAAATGGAATAGAGGTAAAGGCTGAGCCTTCTATAGTAGTACGGTATATGGCTATGAACAATATGAAAGAACCGTTTAACAATGTAAAGGTTCGTAAAGCAATAAACTATGGTATTGACAAAGAGGCATTCATTAAAGTAGTTAAAAGAGGTTTTGGGGAGCCACTTGATTCCGTAATCGCTCCTAAAACATCATTTTATTCGCAACAAAAGGTATATGAGTATAATCCGGAAAAAGCAAAGCAACTATTGAAAGAAGCAGGGTACCCAAATGGTTTTAAGACTACTTTGTGGGGAGGAAACAATTCCACATCCATGAAAGGGATGCAATTTATTCAACAACAGCTAGCAAAAATAGGCGTCGAGGTTGAAATAGTTCCTATGGAAACCGGAACAATGTCGGAAAAAATCTGGTCCACAAAGCCAAAGGAAACCGAACTAGAAATGTATTATGGTGGTTGGTCTCCATCAACAGGTGATGCGGATTGGGGAATCCGTCCTTTATTAGGCGGCAAAGAGGCATTCCCGCCAAAATCATATAATACTGCTTATTATTCAAATGACAAAGTAACTAAATTAATTAATGATGCACTTCTTACAGCTAATCCGGACGAGAGGGAAAAGTTTTATGCGGAAATACAAAAATCAATTTGGAATGATGCACCTTGGGCTTTCCTGACAATTGATTATACGATTAGTGGTAAGAAAAATTATTTGGAAGGTGTTTATTTGTTACCTGATGGGTCATTAAGTACCCATGATGCAAAAATTGTAAAATAA